Genomic window (Labeo rohita strain BAU-BD-2019 unplaced genomic scaffold, IGBB_LRoh.1.0 scaffold_64, whole genome shotgun sequence):
AAATCTATGCAATTTTACAGTGTCATTTAAGGGTTTGGAAACATTTGACTGAATTTATGTAGCTTATGATCTTAAATACTCATGGCTAAAGGCTTTTGCATAAGTTTGTGTAttcaactttttaaattatatttttaaatgtattatttgaagCACACAGTGAAAGTATCACAAAGTATCATTATGTTTCAGCAGTTGAACTTTCATTGTTGATCTACTTGGGAGATGGCAATTTGATTACTATAAACAAGGAAATAGAGATTTGCCAAGCTGTGGTgctatttgtttctttttaggTTACATTTCCTGGTGACCTGATTTTACCTGCTTAAGTATAGAGAAACACCAAAATGATGATAAATAACTAGTGCTGATGAAAGCTGACTGTGTTGTTGCCTTGCATTGCAGCAAAAAAGCTGCACttgaacacacaaaaatgatgtTTCTAGGGTGCCTAACACCCCTCTAAGACGTAGACGTctataagatgtttttaatatgtgtaTGATTTAGAACAGGGGTGaccaaactcggtcctgaaGGGCCAGtattctgcagagtttagctccaacttgcctcaacacacctgtcatactagtatgcctagtaaaagcttgattagctggtttaggtatgtataattggggttggagctaaactctgcaggacaccggccctatAGGACTGAGTttgagcacccctgatttagaatatatgtaaaactAATATCTTGCAGACatttgtcagatgtttgtacacagcagatgctttccagaccAATTGGTCTTTCATAggcatcttgcagatgtacgtgtgcagacgtacatgtgcgTATCTGTGTTATCATACACATATGCAACAAATATCTGAGTGAGTGCAGAGTCATAATCACTGTATATATGGGAAAGCAAGCCCACTGCAAGTAAATGAGAAAACCGTCTATTTTGCAGAAATATAAGAGGAAAACTGGCACTGAAGCCTGAAGATACACAAACCATAAATAAAGCAGCACATGCTTATAGTTTTGATCATGCTGTCATCATCTGTTTTCTACTCGGCTCAtgtaattactaaaatattcaCCCCAGGAACATGCAGGTGAGATGGGCGTAAAATTAGTACACCCTTCTGTCTGTGCCATCCTGactttgtttctgttttgcTATTATTCTTGTGCACTTAGTCCTTCACTAAGCTGAACAGCCAGTCAGAGTTCAGAGTTTCTGACGCAGAGTCTACATGCTGAATCAGCCCCCCAAAAAACATTGCTCTTAGGGCATTCCAATTTCGAGTCCAATTTTACACCAAGAAACTTCAAAACAACTTTTATATCACTTCTTTCTGTTTCTTCTTCATTTCAGGGTTGGCTGTGCATGGTCCTTCTGGTCCTCTGGTCGCTCCACTGGGAACTTCAGTGGTTTTGCCCTGTTATGTTGATGAACTTTTATCAGTAGATGGACTAGAAGTGGAATGGAGAAGAACAGACTCAGAGACTTTAGTTCATCTGTTTGAAGACAATGACAGTCGAGCAGAAGCCCAGCATCAGGATTATCAGGATAGAGCTCATTTTTTTACTGAGCACATTAAAGATGGAAACTTCTCCCTCCGTCTGGACAATTTGAGAGCTGAAGATGAAGGAGTATACACATGTAAAGTTCACTGTCAGCTGGAGTCTGGAGAGATTGAGGTTCAAATAAAACATGTTGGTGAGTCTGAGCTCAAATTGATCTCtggaaatatttttgctgtggTATTTACACCGTTTGTTCTTTCAGAGCGCTTGCTGGTCTCAGGATCAGATCAGTCCATATCTGTGTCTGTGGGTCAAGATGTCACTCTGAATTGCTCTGTAAACTCTCACATCAAACCTGAAGACATTGAAGAGGTTTCATGGAAGAaaactgatgaagatgaagaACACATTCTGGTTCTGCTCTACCAAAACAATAAGACTTTTTCAGATTCATCAGACAAGCGATACAGAGACAGAGTTGAGTTTTTTACTGCTGAAATTCCCAAAGGAAACTTCTCTGTCCATCTGAAGAGCGTCAGAACTGAGGATAAAGGAGTTTACATGTGTCAAGTGTTTGCTGGAGAAGCCTCAGCCAATGCAACTGTAGTAATGGTACAGCTGGGTGAGTGACAGATGAATATGGTCACTGATTACATGATCAGCCACTACTCACTTTATCTTAGTAATCTCCTATTTTTATTGTTCTGAAACTAATTGATACTTGGGTAACAAACACAACTGTAAAGATTATATTTCTGTATAGTAGGATCAGTAACCTAAGCCTGTTGCATGTACATGATGCTACATTTACACCCTATAAAGTCCAAGAGCATTTTATTTACCCTCCTATATTCAGGTAAACCTCAAATTACAGTTAACCTGATAGTCAGTGAGCCATATTAGACTAACAGTCTAATGCAGGGAATGATAATAAGGACTGCCCGATGAACTGTCACTTGCTGATTGGGCCACGTGTGTGATATATTGTCTATGATAATATTGTAGGCTAACTGTAGTTTTAACAATCTGACATTATCTAATATTTCCCTCACTTtagaaaaagcaaacaaaaacacccACTGAGTGCATGCATACACTATTTGATGAAGTAGTATGTTAAAGTTCTGTGCTTGCATATTTAGAGTGGATGCTTTCACTGCGTGATTTAGTAAGTGCTTGAAGTGGACAAAAAAGAAGTGCAGGTACTCCACGCCCCAATTAACAacccataaaaataaataaataagtactttttaattttcacaaTTCACAATGTATATATAGTCACACAATGaatcaataattaaatacatgttttcaATACAAATAAGCAAGTCCTGACTGTTAATAATAATGGATCTATTCAGAATCGCTACACCTCTGACCACCACATAATCTAAAACTCCTTCAGCCagcattcacaataaaacactcctgctttaataaaataaactgtaataaaatgcacactgaaaataataatttaccaGGGTCTGAATGCAAGTCATTATTGTCTGTATTAGTgctattttgaactttcagttTGAATGCTTTCACTTACTGAACCCTTGAACTTTCCAGGAGTTCACCGGTTTAAAATTATGTGATCGCAAAAACCtacttcttttcattttaaggtATTGTTATAATGCTCTGATCCGAGAGTCCGTTCTCatgaaaatgtgtataaatagcatgattttctgtttctatttggcATGTTATTCATATGAAGAAATTGAATATGATATACATGTGTTTGTTGTGCATATAAAACGCAGTTTTTGCATGCATATTATACGCATCTACACCACGTACTTTCATGAGATAGGGTGACAACCCCAGAGGTAGACCAACTCTGCTTGCATCTATTCACAGGAATTGTTGACATGAGATGACTCCTCCTGGTAGTGTGATTTAATTAGTGCCATTTCTAATCACCCCACACTTTGACTTTGAGTACTGGCAACATGTCAGAAGTGCCAGTACGCACAAAAAAGTGTCAGTATGCAAAAGGCTAAAATACAGAAGTGCCAGTACAGTGTATCGGTGCATACCGGCCCACTTCAAGCACTGGATagtctattaaaatgcatttagaatacCTCCAAATTTCAAAATCGGGgtaaaatgcccctgtatgccacctactggtggttttaatttcacatttaaagtgcCTTTTCATTCTTAATAATTTCCAAAATGAAtattcaacattttatgtttgaaaacatcacttttttttgCACTTGTAAACTGAATAACTTTAATAAGGGCTAAATCCATATTTGTACAGTGAACACTATGTTGTGTGTTCACTTGcctaacaatatttaaaatgtaaatgagttAATAAAGTCACATAGTTTTTGGTGTCATAATGTCACCTCTGCCAGGGAGTCTCTGTCACCTCAGTCACTTCAGTTACCACCCACAGCGATCACCAGGTCCCAATGTATCGAATAGTGTTCTGGAGATCTACCGGAGATGCTGAGAATTTGGTTGAAATGTTTGCTGAACCAGAACCTAGTGGCCAATTTTCCAGTTTCTGTCACGAAAGGCAGATCTTGGAGAGATGATTGGGCAGTGTTTCTGGAgcgaatatactttaaaataagttCAGATGAGCTGAGAAAGGAATTTAGATGGAAGATgtgtatagggaacaattctcctAATTTATCCATTTTACTTCTCCTAAGTGTATATATGAGGGCATCTGGTGAGTGTATGGTGATGTCAGAAATgcagggatggatggatggatcgaAGGTGGAAGTTGTAGCAAGTTCAGAGAAAGCCGAAAATGAGAGCAGGAAGATAGACTCTAAGGTTTGGTCGATGACAGAATTTGGATAACCTGACTGTAGCAATAAGATTGTAGCGATAAGATAAGGCACTGAGTAAGTCGGTAGTAAGTGGAAGACGTTTGCTGATAGGAGAAGGTTCTTATTTTCACAGATCTTTGATGAGCATGGAAATATGAGAATGGGAGATGGACTGACATTTGTCGCCAGATGTTATAGAAATTGATTCCTGACAACGTTTCCTGTGTTTGGATGGATCAGGTGCATAATTTTAGGAGGGAATGAGCATGAGTGATGAAGTTGCAGATGGATGGAACATCTGTTGATGGAAAAGAAAGCTGATAGTGGGTGTGATAAACTTCGAAGCAGTTCCTTCTGGTTAAGTATGCTGAGAGTGCTCAGTGCGAGACTGTTGAGAATCACTTCTTGGAAAGCATTGGAAAGACTTCAGCGGGGTTAACTGAAGATGGTTGTTAAATGGTTGAACTGGAGTTACGGCTTTGGTGTTCTGGTATGTGAGCTGTTCTGAGAAGGAACAGGTATTTTGTAGAAATGAGTGTAAGTTTGTGAGTGAATGGCATGAATACTGTTAAACGTGATCTGCCTTTGTTAATGATTTCTACTACGGCTGTGTTGTCTGAGTGAATGAGTATTGATTTCCTGGACCACTCTTACCCCAAAAGGATGGAAGCTATGATAATGGGAGAGAGAGGTAAACTCTGTGGGCTATTTAGACCCAGCATCCTCTGTAGTAGCCACCAAAGCCTATGGAGGGtagagctgaagatctttgccCGAACCCGATAAAACCCGACGGGTTCGGTCGGGCTCGggcttaatttatataattttacatggGCTCGGACTTGCGCTCCGGCTTGCACGGTAAATGAGTGGTCATGTGATGCCTTCCGATTAGCGTGAGAAAGATGCGAAAATGGTTGCTGAGGAGGTGAAACGGAGGCTTGCCTCTGGTGATTACGTTTTGGCAAAATTAGCCAGATCAGTACAATGCATCCCGGCCAGTCGCAGCAGCAGTGAAAGGGTGTTCGGTGCTGCTGGACGCACCATTAGTGAGCGCAGGACCGCGCTGAAACTACAGTGGATTCAATAATTTTCctccacaaaaatatgtagCCTAATCTTGGTGAGTAAAGgttttttaattataactaaataataattgagccttaaatgcataatgtagacAGAGTATATAGGCTAATGTTGGCATTATTCTCTTGTTACATTTCAGATGCTATTCACCGTCATGTTGAGGCCGGATTTTGGAGAGAGGTGGCTAAGCAAATCCCGCGGAGcctttatcttaattttattattgcCAAAACCCCATCTTAATTTAGaacttatcttaatttaattt
Coding sequences:
- the LOC127161406 gene encoding junctional adhesion molecule-like, whose product is MVSRDWKRDKPGKEHERKWSVRARNQKGLAVHGPSGPLVAPLGTSVVLPCYVDELLSVDGLEVEWRRTDSETLVHLFEDNDSRAEAQHQDYQDRAHFFTEHIKDGNFSLRLDNLRAEDEGVYTCKVHCQLESGEIEVQIKHVERLLVSGSDQSISVSVGQDVTLNCSVNSHIKPEDIEEVSWKKTDEDEEHILVLLYQNNKTFSDSSDKRYRDRVEFFTAEIPKGNFSVHLKSVRTEDKGVYMCQVFAGEASANATVVMVQLGFSVLHIMVLILCVAASGSALLLCGLIYCTSQNKDYTCKTSVYLFGSVSIVLVTSIVMVTELILKRINGRRSVWDLRIIVFPSETIFVLFGMAAQIVKYYKTATRSEPTIQNTAEAHETEALSGVDSLDLCESVTLSKSTLKESQHHMETSFGPGLESNNVV